The following are encoded in a window of Pedobacter cryoconitis genomic DNA:
- the carA gene encoding glutamine-hydrolyzing carbamoyl-phosphate synthase small subunit, protein MTNYTKLPAILLLADGTVYHGKAAGKIGTTTGEICFNTGMTGYQEIFTDPSYFGQIMVTTNAHIGNYGIHKEEIESDSIKIAGLVCKNYNIGYSRKEANESIQDYFQDENIVGISDIDTRALVRKIRDQGAMNAIISSEITDIEELKAKLAQVPSMDGLELSSQVSTKEPYFYGSPDATYKVATLDFGIKKNTLRNFDERDLYVQVFPAKTTFEEMDKWGADAYFVSNGPGDPSAMPYAIETVKQILASDKPLFGICLGHQLLAQANGIGTMKMFNGHRGLNHPVKNIIKNHCEVTSQNHGFGVIPEEVRSSDKVEITHINLNDQSIEGIRVKGKKAFSVQYHPESSPGPHDSRYLFDDFVKLIKGELSW, encoded by the coding sequence ATGACTAACTACACCAAGTTACCTGCTATCCTGTTATTGGCTGACGGTACTGTTTACCACGGTAAAGCTGCCGGAAAGATTGGTACAACGACAGGAGAGATTTGTTTCAACACAGGAATGACGGGTTATCAGGAAATTTTCACTGACCCATCTTATTTCGGACAAATCATGGTCACTACGAATGCCCATATTGGTAATTATGGAATTCATAAAGAAGAAATCGAATCTGATTCGATTAAGATTGCAGGTCTGGTTTGCAAGAATTACAACATCGGCTATAGCCGTAAAGAAGCAAATGAATCTATACAGGATTATTTCCAGGATGAAAACATCGTTGGAATTTCTGATATCGATACCCGTGCTTTAGTAAGAAAAATCAGAGATCAGGGAGCAATGAATGCGATTATCTCTTCTGAAATTACTGACATCGAAGAACTGAAAGCTAAATTAGCACAAGTACCTTCCATGGATGGATTAGAGCTATCTTCACAGGTTTCTACTAAAGAGCCATATTTCTACGGTTCACCAGATGCGACTTATAAAGTAGCTACCCTGGATTTTGGGATCAAGAAAAACACCTTGCGTAACTTCGACGAAAGAGATTTATATGTTCAGGTTTTCCCTGCAAAAACAACTTTTGAAGAAATGGACAAATGGGGAGCTGATGCTTACTTCGTGTCTAATGGCCCTGGCGATCCATCGGCAATGCCTTATGCCATTGAAACTGTTAAACAGATCCTGGCTTCAGACAAACCACTTTTCGGTATCTGTTTAGGTCACCAGTTATTAGCACAAGCTAACGGAATTGGTACTATGAAAATGTTTAACGGCCACAGGGGATTAAATCACCCGGTAAAAAATATTATTAAAAACCACTGCGAAGTAACTTCTCAAAATCATGGTTTCGGTGTAATCCCGGAAGAAGTAAGAAGTTCTGACAAAGTGGAAATTACACATATCAACTTAAATGATCAGTCGATCGAAGGAATTCGTGTGAAAGGCAAAAAAGCATTCTCGGTACAGTATCACCCTGAATCTTCACCTGGCCCGCATGATTCACGTTATCTGTTTGATGACTTTGTGAAGCTGATCAAAGGCGAATTAAGCTGGTAG
- a CDS encoding ABC transporter ATP-binding protein — MDKTNTIISVRNLVKNYADFKAVKGISFDVYENEIFGLLGPNGAGKTTTLEIIETLREKTSGEITVDGFSVDKDANEIKRIIGVQLQAAGYYPNLNLVELMELFAGLYGVNIKPMEMLEKVNLQDKAKAKFKALSGGQKQRFSIATTLLNSPKIIFLDEPTTGLDPQARRNLWDLIIDIRNNGTTVVLTTHYMDEAEQLCDRVAFVEHGEIIALDTPDNLIDQLINSGFERKKEVKKANLEDVFINLTGQEWREG, encoded by the coding sequence ATGGATAAAACGAATACCATTATCAGTGTCCGTAATCTGGTAAAAAACTATGCTGACTTCAAAGCAGTCAAAGGGATTAGTTTCGATGTCTATGAAAATGAGATTTTCGGACTGCTTGGCCCTAACGGTGCAGGAAAAACAACTACATTGGAAATTATCGAGACGCTGCGGGAAAAAACTTCCGGAGAAATTACAGTAGATGGATTTTCTGTAGATAAAGATGCCAATGAGATCAAAAGAATCATTGGCGTACAATTACAGGCTGCGGGTTATTACCCAAACCTGAATCTGGTGGAGCTTATGGAACTTTTTGCTGGTCTGTATGGCGTAAACATCAAACCCATGGAGATGCTGGAGAAAGTAAATCTTCAGGATAAAGCAAAAGCAAAATTCAAAGCCCTCTCCGGAGGACAGAAACAACGCTTTTCTATCGCTACCACTTTATTAAATTCTCCTAAGATCATTTTTCTGGATGAACCGACAACCGGACTGGATCCTCAGGCGCGCCGTAATTTATGGGATCTGATTATTGATATCAGGAACAATGGAACTACCGTAGTGCTAACCACCCATTATATGGATGAAGCAGAACAACTTTGCGACCGTGTAGCTTTTGTAGAGCATGGAGAAATCATTGCGCTTGATACCCCGGATAACCTGATTGATCAATTAATCAACAGCGGATTCGAAAGAAAAAAAGAAGTTAAAAAAGCTAACCTCGAAGATGTATTTATCAATCTTACAGGCCAGGAATGGCGTGAAGGCTAA
- a CDS encoding ABC transporter permease codes for MNKPYNNTKATLALAKASFRSITRSPSAVVFTLAFPLIFILVFGFLGGGGVKLDLAVAPGSDMQNPVIIALQHTSVIHLITDQSEVELQQRLEKGTIAGVIDVHKNIVEQPAYLANVKYTSASMDKGNILKSILNNLMYTLNTKDLKPSVAELKESTVHGRTYRTIDFILPGQLGFSLLSTGVFGTAFVFFSLRQTLVIKRFFATPVKRSSIILGEGLARIGFALIGALFIILIGHFFFHFTLIHGVTTVINMLLLSTIGVIVFMGFGFVVSGIAKSESTIPPISNIITLPQFLLSGTFFSIENFPNWLQPISRALPLTYLNDAMRQVAFEGAGLWDVKQQILIMVIWGIGIYAVAVKVFKWE; via the coding sequence ATGAATAAACCATACAATAATACTAAAGCGACACTGGCCCTTGCCAAAGCAAGTTTCAGATCTATTACCCGCAGCCCGTCGGCTGTAGTTTTCACCCTTGCCTTTCCATTGATTTTTATCCTGGTATTTGGTTTCCTTGGCGGCGGCGGCGTTAAATTAGATCTTGCCGTAGCACCAGGCTCGGATATGCAAAATCCGGTAATCATCGCCCTGCAACATACTTCTGTAATCCATTTGATTACTGATCAAAGCGAAGTTGAGCTTCAGCAGCGGTTAGAAAAAGGAACGATTGCTGGTGTAATTGATGTCCATAAAAACATCGTGGAACAACCTGCTTATTTAGCAAACGTAAAATATACTTCTGCATCGATGGATAAAGGAAACATCCTGAAGTCGATACTGAACAACCTGATGTATACTTTAAATACGAAAGATTTGAAGCCATCGGTAGCAGAATTGAAAGAAAGTACTGTTCATGGCAGAACTTACCGCACGATAGATTTTATCCTGCCGGGACAGCTTGGTTTCTCGTTATTGAGTACCGGCGTTTTTGGAACAGCTTTCGTTTTCTTCAGCTTAAGACAAACCCTGGTGATCAAACGTTTTTTTGCCACTCCGGTAAAAAGATCGAGCATTATCCTTGGTGAAGGCCTCGCCAGGATAGGTTTCGCCTTAATTGGTGCGTTATTTATCATTCTGATCGGCCATTTCTTTTTCCATTTTACGCTCATCCACGGGGTCACGACGGTGATTAATATGCTGCTGCTTTCCACTATCGGTGTCATTGTGTTTATGGGCTTCGGTTTTGTCGTTTCTGGTATCGCAAAAAGTGAAAGCACGATCCCTCCTATCTCAAATATTATTACCTTACCACAATTTTTATTATCTGGTACGTTCTTCTCTATAGAGAATTTCCCAAACTGGCTGCAACCAATTAGCAGGGCCTTACCGCTCACCTATTTGAATGACGCGATGAGACAGGTTGCTTTTGAAGGCGCCGGGCTATGGGATGTGAAACAACAGATTTTAATCATGGTGATCTGGGGAATAGGAATATACGCGGTAGCGGTGAAGGTATTCAAGTGGGAATAA
- the eno gene encoding phosphopyruvate hydratase, which translates to MSLIIDVHARQILDSRGNPTVEVEVITENGQMGRAAVPSGASTGKHEAVELRDGDKKVYMGKGVLKAVENVNKKIAKELQGIDVFEQNLIDKAMIDLDGSENKGNLGANAILGVSLAVAKAAAAESRQPLYRYIGGVNANTLPIPMMNILNGGAHADNKIDFQEFMIMPLGARSFSEALQMGTQVFHHLKDVLKKKGYSTNVGDEGGFAPNIGSNVEAIETVLTAIETAGFTPGKDIWIAMDAAASEMYDSKTKTYNFHKSSGEKLTSDEMVKYWVDWANKYPIISIEDGLDEDDWNAWEALTLAIGNKVQLVGDDLFVTNVKRLQQGIDKSIANSILVKVNQIGTLTETINAVSLAQNSGYTSVMSHRSGETEDTTIADLAVALNCGQIKTGSASRSDRIAKYNQLLRIEEELGSAARFIGKDFKFLKK; encoded by the coding sequence ATGAGTTTAATTATTGATGTTCATGCAAGGCAAATCCTCGATTCTAGAGGTAACCCTACTGTTGAAGTAGAAGTAATCACTGAAAATGGCCAAATGGGCCGTGCTGCTGTACCATCTGGTGCAAGTACTGGTAAACATGAGGCTGTTGAGCTAAGAGACGGAGATAAAAAAGTTTACATGGGCAAAGGTGTATTAAAAGCCGTTGAGAATGTGAACAAGAAAATAGCTAAAGAACTTCAGGGTATCGACGTTTTTGAGCAAAATCTGATTGACAAGGCAATGATTGACCTTGATGGTTCAGAAAACAAAGGAAATTTAGGAGCTAATGCAATCTTAGGTGTTTCTTTAGCAGTAGCTAAAGCAGCGGCAGCAGAAAGCAGACAGCCATTATACCGTTATATCGGTGGTGTAAATGCAAATACATTACCTATTCCAATGATGAACATCTTAAACGGTGGTGCACATGCGGATAACAAAATCGACTTCCAGGAGTTCATGATTATGCCATTGGGAGCCAGAAGTTTCTCTGAAGCACTACAAATGGGAACTCAGGTATTTCACCACCTGAAAGACGTATTAAAGAAAAAAGGTTATTCAACAAATGTTGGTGATGAAGGTGGTTTTGCACCAAACATCGGTTCAAATGTTGAGGCTATTGAAACTGTTTTAACAGCGATTGAAACTGCTGGTTTCACTCCTGGTAAAGATATCTGGATTGCTATGGATGCGGCTGCATCTGAAATGTATGATTCAAAAACTAAAACTTACAACTTCCATAAATCATCTGGTGAGAAATTAACTTCTGACGAAATGGTTAAGTATTGGGTAGACTGGGCTAATAAATACCCTATCATCTCTATTGAAGACGGTTTAGATGAAGATGACTGGAATGCATGGGAAGCTTTAACTTTAGCTATCGGTAACAAAGTACAGTTAGTGGGTGATGATTTGTTTGTAACTAACGTTAAACGTTTACAACAAGGAATCGATAAAAGCATCGCGAACTCTATCTTGGTAAAAGTAAACCAGATCGGTACTTTGACTGAAACTATCAACGCAGTATCATTGGCACAAAACAGTGGTTACACGTCGGTAATGAGTCACCGTTCAGGAGAAACTGAAGATACAACCATCGCTGACCTAGCAGTTGCTTTAAACTGTGGTCAGATCAAAACTGGTTCAGCTTCACGTTCTGACAGGATAGCTAAATACAACCAATTATTACGTATTGAAGAAGAATTAGGTTCTGCTGCACGTTTTATTGGTAAAGATTTCAAATTCTTGAAAAAATAA
- a CDS encoding FtsB family cell division protein has translation MNRLLEIFRNKYFLSTAAFAVWMLFFDKNDMLSQYEYRTEVHKLQEEKDFYEKQTAQVKKDLNELNTNLNTAEKFAREKYFMKKDNEDVFVIIKATPKD, from the coding sequence ATGAACAGATTACTGGAAATCTTTCGCAACAAGTACTTTCTCTCTACCGCAGCATTCGCAGTATGGATGTTATTCTTTGATAAGAATGATATGCTCTCTCAATACGAGTACCGCACAGAAGTACATAAGTTACAGGAAGAAAAAGATTTCTATGAAAAGCAAACTGCTCAGGTGAAAAAAGATCTTAACGAACTGAACACCAATCTGAACACTGCTGAAAAATTTGCAAGAGAGAAATACTTCATGAAAAAAGACAATGAAGATGTTTTTGTGATCATTAAAGCAACCCCTAAAGACTAA
- a CDS encoding trimeric intracellular cation channel family protein, with the protein MEFTTSQVIEILGTIAFAISGSFSAIQRRLDPFGVLIIAFVTSIGGGTVRDLLLGDTPVKWMRDVNYCLLILVTSLLTIVLKRHRKRFTVTLFLFDSMGLGLFTILGIQKGIAFGLSPGICIALGTITGCFGGVIRDTLLNTIPLIFKKEIYATACILGGILYFTLLFFNLKADVAKVLVIGFIFALRVVVVRYKLSLPRFGY; encoded by the coding sequence ATGGAATTCACTACCTCTCAGGTTATAGAAATTTTAGGAACCATCGCTTTTGCGATCTCTGGTTCATTTTCTGCTATACAGCGGCGGCTTGATCCTTTTGGGGTATTGATTATTGCTTTTGTAACTTCTATTGGTGGTGGTACGGTCAGGGATTTACTTTTGGGCGATACCCCGGTTAAATGGATGCGAGATGTAAACTACTGTTTGCTGATCCTGGTCACTTCATTGCTAACCATAGTTTTAAAAAGACATCGGAAGCGGTTTACGGTGACACTGTTTCTGTTTGACTCGATGGGACTGGGGTTATTTACTATTCTTGGGATTCAAAAAGGGATAGCTTTTGGTTTGAGTCCGGGGATTTGTATTGCACTGGGTACAATCACAGGTTGTTTTGGCGGAGTAATCAGGGATACTTTGCTGAATACTATTCCGCTGATCTTTAAAAAAGAGATTTATGCTACGGCCTGTATTCTGGGAGGGATCTTATACTTCACCTTATTGTTTTTTAATCTTAAAGCTGATGTGGCGAAAGTATTGGTTATCGGATTTATTTTTGCACTCAGAGTGGTGGTAGTCCGCTATAAGCTTTCGCTGCCGAGATTTGGCTATTAG
- the fabG gene encoding 3-oxoacyl-[acyl-carrier-protein] reductase, which yields MKLLEGKTALITGASKGIGRKIAEKFAEQGANVAFTYLSSVEKGEALEQELQSFGTKIKGYRSDASKFDEAEKLISDIVAEFGTIDIVVNNAGITKDGLLMRMSEENWDDVINVNLKSVFNVTKAASKVMMKARKGSFINLSSVVGVQGNAGQANYAASKAGIIGFSKSVAKELGSRNIRTNVVAPGFIRTEMTDVLDPKVVKGWEEGIPLKRAGEPEDVANVCVFLASDMSAYVTGQVLSVCGGML from the coding sequence ATGAAACTATTAGAAGGAAAAACAGCATTAATTACTGGTGCTTCAAAAGGAATAGGCCGCAAAATAGCGGAGAAGTTTGCAGAACAGGGTGCGAATGTTGCTTTCACTTATCTGTCTTCAGTAGAAAAAGGAGAAGCATTAGAGCAGGAACTACAATCTTTCGGTACTAAAATCAAAGGATACCGTTCTGATGCCTCTAAATTTGATGAAGCAGAAAAACTAATTAGTGATATCGTTGCTGAATTTGGTACAATTGATATCGTTGTTAACAATGCAGGAATTACTAAAGATGGTTTATTAATGCGTATGAGCGAAGAGAACTGGGATGACGTAATTAATGTAAACCTGAAATCTGTGTTCAATGTGACTAAAGCAGCATCAAAAGTGATGATGAAGGCCCGTAAAGGATCTTTCATTAACCTGAGCTCGGTAGTAGGTGTTCAGGGAAATGCTGGTCAGGCTAATTATGCAGCTTCTAAAGCTGGTATTATTGGTTTTTCTAAATCAGTGGCTAAAGAATTAGGCTCCAGAAATATCCGTACCAACGTGGTCGCTCCAGGATTTATCCGTACAGAGATGACTGATGTACTGGATCCTAAAGTTGTTAAAGGCTGGGAAGAAGGTATTCCTTTGAAACGTGCAGGTGAACCTGAGGATGTAGCGAATGTTTGTGTATTCCTTGCTTCTGATATGAGTGCCTATGTAACCGGACAGGTATTGTCTGTTTGCGGTGGTATGTTATAA
- a CDS encoding agmatine/peptidylarginine deiminase, with protein sequence MTSLFDNSPKKAGYSFPAEWAKHEATWLTWPHKEASWPGKIDMIYAPYCEFIKIVAQGEKVRINVNDEATKAFAISKLQEAGADLTQIEFYFNPSNDAWCRDHGPAFLLNPKAEQQKVVIDWGYNAWGGKYPPYELDDVIPTRIADHFSLPVFNPGIVMEGGSVEFNGAGTILTSRACLLNPNRNPHLNQEQIEEYLKECYGAEQILWVGDGIVGDDTDGHIDDITRFVNANTVLTVVESNPLDENYILLKENLEELKTMRLLNGEPLNIIQLPMPSPVIHEDTRLPASYANFYIANAAVIVPTFRDVNDEIALDIIRGAFPDRKVVGIDSTDIIWGLGSFHCLSQQEPAI encoded by the coding sequence ATGACGAGTCTATTTGATAACTCTCCGAAGAAAGCCGGATATAGCTTTCCTGCTGAATGGGCAAAACATGAGGCTACCTGGTTAACATGGCCGCATAAAGAAGCTTCATGGCCGGGTAAGATTGATATGATTTACGCACCATACTGTGAGTTTATCAAAATCGTGGCTCAGGGAGAAAAAGTAAGAATCAATGTAAATGATGAAGCAACCAAAGCTTTCGCAATTTCAAAATTGCAGGAGGCGGGTGCAGATTTGACGCAGATAGAATTTTATTTTAATCCGAGCAATGATGCCTGGTGCCGTGATCATGGCCCTGCTTTTTTGTTGAATCCAAAAGCAGAACAGCAAAAGGTAGTAATTGACTGGGGTTATAATGCCTGGGGTGGAAAATATCCTCCGTATGAGTTAGATGATGTTATACCTACCCGTATTGCAGATCATTTCAGTTTGCCGGTATTTAATCCGGGTATAGTTATGGAAGGCGGATCTGTAGAATTTAACGGTGCAGGAACGATTTTAACTTCCAGAGCTTGTTTGTTAAATCCAAACAGAAATCCGCATTTGAATCAAGAGCAGATTGAAGAGTATCTGAAAGAATGTTATGGTGCAGAACAGATTTTATGGGTTGGAGATGGAATTGTAGGTGATGATACTGATGGTCACATTGATGATATAACCCGTTTTGTGAATGCGAATACGGTATTAACTGTTGTGGAATCAAATCCATTAGATGAGAATTATATCCTTTTAAAAGAAAATCTGGAAGAGTTGAAGACCATGCGTTTATTGAATGGTGAGCCTTTAAACATCATCCAGTTGCCAATGCCATCACCAGTTATCCATGAGGATACACGTTTGCCTGCTTCCTATGCTAATTTTTACATTGCAAATGCTGCGGTAATTGTACCTACTTTCAGAGATGTGAATGATGAGATTGCACTGGATATTATCAGAGGTGCTTTCCCTGACCGCAAAGTAGTTGGGATTGATTCTACAGATATTATCTGGGGACTGGGTAGTTTCCATTGCCTGAGTCAACAGGAACCAGCAATATAA
- a CDS encoding carbon-nitrogen hydrolase produces MAKVQVGLVQMTCTSSKQENLDKAIAKIREVAAQGAQVVCLQELFTSLYFCDVEEYENFKLAETIPGPSTDVLSAVAKELNVVIVASLFEKRAEGLYHNTTAVLDADGSYLGKYRKMHIPDDPGFYEKFYFTPGDLGYKVFKTKYAKIGVLICWDQWYPEAARITALMGADFLVYPTAIGWATTQDEETNKEQYNAWQTIQRSHAIANGVPVVSINRVGEEAGVSFWGGSFVSNPFGSLLYQATHDQEELKVVELDLSKSDRYRTHWPFLRDRRIDTYSPITKRYIDDESI; encoded by the coding sequence ATGGCTAAAGTACAAGTTGGATTGGTGCAGATGACCTGCACCAGTAGCAAACAAGAAAATTTAGATAAAGCAATTGCAAAGATCCGTGAAGTAGCGGCTCAGGGCGCCCAGGTGGTTTGCTTGCAGGAGCTTTTTACCTCACTATATTTCTGTGATGTTGAAGAGTATGAGAACTTCAAATTAGCAGAAACTATCCCTGGCCCGTCTACCGATGTTTTATCGGCCGTTGCCAAAGAATTAAATGTAGTTATTGTTGCTTCTCTGTTTGAAAAAAGAGCGGAAGGTTTATATCATAATACTACTGCTGTTCTGGATGCAGATGGTTCCTATTTAGGTAAATATCGTAAAATGCATATCCCGGATGATCCTGGGTTTTATGAGAAATTCTATTTCACTCCTGGTGACTTAGGTTATAAAGTATTCAAAACCAAATATGCAAAAATTGGTGTCCTGATCTGCTGGGATCAATGGTATCCTGAAGCTGCAAGAATCACTGCGCTGATGGGGGCTGATTTCTTGGTTTACCCAACTGCAATAGGATGGGCAACCACACAGGATGAGGAAACGAATAAAGAACAATACAATGCATGGCAGACCATTCAGCGTTCGCACGCTATCGCAAATGGTGTACCTGTAGTCAGTATCAACCGTGTTGGTGAAGAAGCTGGTGTTTCTTTCTGGGGAGGGTCATTTGTGTCCAATCCTTTCGGTTCTCTTTTATACCAGGCTACACACGATCAGGAAGAACTGAAAGTGGTAGAACTAGACTTGTCCAAGTCTGACCGTTACAGAACACACTGGCCATTTTTACGTGACAGAAGAATTGATACTTATTCACCAATTACCAAAAGATATATAGATGACGAGTCTATTTGA
- a CDS encoding ATP-binding cassette domain-containing protein: MLSFVNYQKSYHNFPALKIDDYSMDPGIYWIQGANGSGKSTLLKTIAGILDFKGDIILKSPAGNLANPVSVKKQTLAFRKLVNFAEAEPIFPEFLTGKEMVSLFAAAKGGDAQQAAYYIESMKMTSYINRHLGTYSSGMLKKLSLILAFLGKPEIILLDEPLITVDVESLEILYRWIAEKHEKDKTSFLLASHQPFESAVLPLIKKILIENQHLTRL, encoded by the coding sequence ATGCTTAGCTTCGTAAATTATCAAAAATCATATCATAACTTCCCGGCTTTAAAAATAGATGACTATAGTATGGATCCGGGTATCTACTGGATCCAGGGGGCAAATGGTTCCGGGAAAAGTACGCTGCTGAAAACAATTGCAGGTATCCTTGATTTTAAGGGCGATATTATCCTGAAATCTCCTGCTGGTAATCTGGCTAATCCGGTCAGCGTGAAAAAGCAGACTCTTGCTTTTCGTAAACTGGTAAATTTCGCAGAAGCAGAGCCCATATTTCCTGAGTTCTTAACAGGTAAAGAAATGGTTAGCTTGTTTGCTGCTGCAAAAGGTGGTGATGCGCAGCAAGCAGCTTATTATATAGAAAGCATGAAAATGACCTCCTATATTAACCGGCACCTGGGAACCTATTCCAGTGGTATGCTGAAGAAACTATCCCTTATTCTTGCTTTTTTAGGCAAACCAGAAATTATTTTACTGGATGAACCTTTAATTACTGTTGATGTAGAATCACTGGAGATCCTTTACCGGTGGATCGCAGAAAAACATGAAAAGGATAAAACGAGTTTCCTGCTGGCATCACATCAGCCATTTGAAAGCGCAGTCTTGCCATTAATTAAAAAGATCTTAATCGAAAATCAGCATTTAACACGCTTATAA
- a CDS encoding cysteine-rich CWC family protein, with the protein MAKHEIIPCERCGVPIECKANSYTKCQCSVVYLDLNEVQYISEHYDSCLCAKCLFELQQEYRDSLNQTAAS; encoded by the coding sequence ATGGCTAAACACGAAATTATACCATGCGAACGTTGCGGTGTGCCGATTGAGTGCAAGGCTAACTCTTACACTAAATGTCAGTGCAGTGTGGTGTACCTTGACCTGAATGAAGTGCAGTATATCAGTGAGCATTATGATAGTTGTCTTTGTGCTAAATGCCTGTTTGAATTACAGCAGGAATACAGGGATTCCCTGAATCAAACGGCTGCCTCTTAA